A genome region from Dehalococcoidia bacterium includes the following:
- the pseI gene encoding pseudaminic acid synthase, with translation MNAISLGRRRVGPGQPAYIVAELSANHHGSFDRAAAIIRAAARAGADAIKLQTYTPDTLTIACDRQEFRIGGTIWEGRTLYDLYQEAFTPWEWHAELKAIAEAAGIDFFSAPFDPTAVDLLEALDIPAYKIASFELVDLPLIRRVARTGKPIIMSTGMATLEEIDEAVAAAREAGCRDLVLLHCNSGYPAAPSEMHLRTIPFLAARYGVPVGLSDHTLTPTAAIAAVTLGASLVEKHLTLSRADGGPDAAFSLEPDEFAALVAAIRETEAALGDVRRGPTERERASRALRRSLFVVEDVAAGEVLTERHVRSIRPGHGLPPKHLEAVIGRRAACAISRGTPLRWELVDGLPQEPSLSER, from the coding sequence ATGAATGCGATCTCCCTCGGCAGGCGGCGCGTTGGCCCGGGACAGCCAGCCTATATCGTCGCCGAACTGTCTGCTAACCACCACGGCAGCTTTGACCGCGCGGCGGCGATCATTCGGGCGGCTGCCCGCGCCGGCGCCGATGCCATCAAGCTGCAGACGTACACCCCTGACACACTGACAATCGCCTGCGATCGCCAAGAGTTCCGGATTGGCGGCACGATCTGGGAAGGACGTACGCTCTACGACCTCTACCAGGAAGCGTTTACGCCGTGGGAGTGGCACGCTGAGCTGAAGGCGATCGCAGAGGCAGCGGGCATCGACTTCTTCTCCGCTCCTTTCGACCCGACAGCCGTCGACCTGCTCGAGGCGCTCGATATCCCCGCCTACAAGATCGCCTCATTCGAACTCGTCGACCTCCCGCTCATCCGGCGGGTGGCGCGCACCGGCAAGCCGATCATCATGTCGACCGGCATGGCGACGCTGGAGGAGATTGATGAAGCGGTCGCGGCGGCTCGCGAGGCGGGGTGTCGTGACCTTGTGCTCCTCCACTGCAACAGCGGCTATCCCGCCGCGCCGAGCGAGATGCACTTGCGGACAATCCCCTTCCTTGCAGCGCGCTACGGCGTTCCGGTCGGGCTCTCCGACCACACTCTCACCCCTACTGCCGCGATCGCTGCCGTTACGCTTGGGGCGAGCCTCGTCGAAAAGCATCTGACGCTCTCGCGGGCGGACGGCGGCCCTGATGCTGCCTTCTCTCTTGAGCCAGATGAATTTGCTGCGCTCGTGGCTGCAATCCGCGAGACCGAAGCCGCCCTCGGCGACGTGCGCCGCGGTCCGACCGAGCGCGAGCGCGCCAGCCGGGCGCTCCGGCGCTCGCTGTTTGTCGTCGAGGATGTCGCGGCAGGCGAAGTGCTCACTGAGCGCCACGTCCGTTCGATCCGGCCGGGGCATGGGCTGCCGCCGAAGCATCTGGAGGCGGTAATCGGACGGCGGGCGGCGTGCGCGATCTCGCGCGGGACGCCGCTGCGCTGGGAGTTGGTAGACGGCCTGCCTCAAGAGCCGAGCCTGTCCGAACGATAA
- a CDS encoding DUF1800 domain-containing protein encodes MPVVADPTVRSVILERSAETSRIAHLLRRAAFGASPTELARSVALGFERTVDALLDFDAVPDMPDPAAVIPNFDPERIASMQQRWVYRLVGSPKPLQEKMTLFWHSHFATANSKVNNAGWMWNQNELFRRHALGNFRTLVHEVAKDPAMMRWLDTVTSKKGRPNENFARELFELFTMGIGNYTEEDIKEAARAFTGWEVRNDAFFFNRAQHDSGQKTIFGRTGAFTGEQVIDLAVSHPATARFIATKLYVYFVDDHPSKQTIDRLATIFTQNGYELKPLVRAILLSPEFSSPAAYHAKIKSPVDFVIGSVKALGIPAFPQLAATLTSLGQALFNPPTVKGWPEGVEWISASSLLARQNFANQLTSGRNAARRPWITPAEDLAALGLRKDEEVVDFYLNLLVDGDVTPAMRNALLAYLASGSRAPGRRGWDGKVRGLIHLIMSSPVYQFN; translated from the coding sequence ATGCCTGTGGTCGCCGATCCGACCGTCCGGTCGGTCATCTTGGAACGCTCTGCCGAGACATCGCGCATCGCCCACCTGCTGCGCCGCGCGGCGTTTGGAGCAAGCCCGACAGAACTTGCCCGGTCGGTCGCCCTCGGGTTTGAGCGGACGGTCGATGCGCTCCTCGACTTCGATGCCGTTCCCGATATGCCCGACCCGGCGGCCGTGATCCCGAACTTCGATCCCGAACGGATCGCCAGCATGCAGCAGCGATGGGTCTATCGTCTCGTCGGCTCCCCCAAGCCGCTGCAGGAGAAGATGACCCTCTTCTGGCACAGCCACTTTGCGACCGCCAACTCGAAGGTGAACAACGCTGGCTGGATGTGGAACCAGAACGAGCTGTTCCGTCGGCATGCCCTCGGCAACTTCCGGACGCTCGTCCACGAGGTGGCCAAGGACCCGGCAATGATGCGCTGGCTTGACACAGTCACCTCGAAGAAGGGCCGCCCAAACGAGAACTTCGCCCGCGAGCTGTTCGAACTGTTCACGATGGGCATCGGCAACTACACCGAGGAAGACATCAAAGAGGCGGCGCGCGCCTTCACCGGCTGGGAGGTCCGGAACGACGCCTTCTTTTTCAACCGCGCCCAGCATGATAGCGGGCAGAAGACGATCTTCGGCCGGACAGGCGCGTTTACGGGCGAGCAGGTGATCGATCTCGCGGTGTCTCATCCCGCGACGGCGCGCTTCATTGCCACCAAGCTGTATGTCTACTTCGTTGACGATCATCCAAGCAAGCAGACCATCGACCGCCTCGCCACCATCTTTACTCAGAACGGCTACGAACTGAAGCCGCTAGTGCGGGCGATCCTGCTCTCGCCTGAGTTTTCGAGCCCTGCTGCCTATCACGCCAAGATCAAGAGCCCGGTCGACTTTGTCATCGGCTCAGTGAAGGCCCTCGGCATTCCGGCTTTTCCTCAGCTTGCCGCTACGCTCACGTCGCTTGGACAGGCGTTGTTCAATCCGCCGACCGTGAAGGGCTGGCCGGAGGGCGTCGAATGGATCAGCGCCTCTTCGCTGCTCGCGCGCCAGAACTTCGCGAATCAGTTGACGAGTGGCCGCAACGCTGCACGTAGGCCATGGATCACGCCGGCAGAGGATCTCGCCGCGCTCGGCTTGCGCAAAGACGAGGAGGTGGTCGATTTCTATCTCAATCTCCTCGTCGATGGGGATGTTACGCCCGCAATGCGCAACGCTCTCCTCGCCTATCTCGCCAGCGGGTCGCGCGCGCCGGGCCGCCGGGGGTGGGACGGCAAGGTGCGCGGGCTGATCCATCTCATCATGTCCTCACCGGTCTACCAGTTCAACTGA
- the pstB gene encoding phosphate ABC transporter ATP-binding protein PstB, which produces MPQADTVISVQNFSLWYGKKQALTNVTIDFPRNQITALIGPSGCGKSTLLRAINRMNDLIKGVRTEGKVLIDGQDIYAKGVDPVEVRRRIGMVFQKPNPFPRSIRENILFGAKINGYKGDYDQLVEECLRRAALWDEVKDDLNKNGLALSGGQQQRLCIARAIAVAPEVILMDEPCSALDPISTLRIEELMRDLAKQYTILIVTHNMQQAARVSDNVAFMLSDDVTTGMLVEYGPTSEVFTNPKSKRTEDYITGRFG; this is translated from the coding sequence ATGCCCCAGGCTGACACCGTAATCTCGGTGCAGAACTTCAGCCTCTGGTACGGCAAGAAGCAAGCACTCACTAATGTCACTATCGACTTCCCGCGGAACCAGATCACCGCGTTGATCGGTCCATCCGGCTGCGGGAAGAGCACGCTTCTCCGCGCGATCAACCGGATGAACGACCTGATCAAAGGCGTGCGCACAGAGGGGAAGGTGCTGATCGACGGCCAGGATATTTACGCCAAGGGGGTCGACCCGGTCGAGGTGCGCCGCCGGATTGGGATGGTCTTTCAAAAGCCCAATCCCTTCCCCCGCTCCATCCGCGAAAACATTCTCTTCGGCGCCAAGATCAACGGCTACAAGGGCGATTATGACCAGCTGGTCGAGGAATGCCTGCGCCGCGCGGCGCTCTGGGACGAAGTCAAAGACGATTTGAACAAGAACGGCCTGGCGCTCTCCGGCGGCCAACAGCAGCGGCTGTGTATCGCCCGCGCGATCGCGGTGGCGCCAGAGGTCATCCTGATGGATGAACCGTGCTCAGCCCTCGACCCTATCTCCACGCTCCGGATCGAGGAACTGATGCGCGACCTCGCCAAGCAGTACACCATCCTCATCGTCACGCACAACATGCAGCAGGCGGCACGGGTCTCTGATAACGTCGCGTTTATGCTGAGCGACGATGTGACGACTGGCATGCTCGTCGAGTACGGGCCGACGTCTGAGGTATTCACCAATCCGAAGTCGAAGCGCACGGAAGACTACATTACGGGGCGGTTCGGCTAG
- the pstC gene encoding phosphate ABC transporter permease subunit PstC, producing the protein MQSTGVLGREWYPPRASLAGTAQRRLTEGSVRTILASAAGVAILVTFGIVFALAFDAIEFFRRVPLTAFFLDTVWTPLFADKRFGIWALVSATVLTSLIALALSLPLGLIIAIFLSEFAPPQVRDVLKPTLEVLAGIPTVVYGYFALTFITPLIQDWFLNAFGIEVSTFNALSAGFVMGIMIIPLVSSLSEDALSAVPNALREGAYGLGATRFEVAWRVVVPAALSGIVASCILALSRAVGETMIVAIAAGQNPTFTFNPFVPVATMTAYIVQVSLGDTPYGSLEYFTLFAVGATLFVLTFFMNMASFWFVRRFREEYD; encoded by the coding sequence ATGCAGAGTACTGGGGTCCTTGGACGCGAATGGTACCCGCCGCGGGCAAGCCTCGCCGGCACGGCGCAGCGCCGCCTTACCGAAGGCAGCGTGCGCACGATCTTGGCCTCAGCCGCCGGTGTTGCCATTCTTGTGACGTTCGGCATCGTCTTCGCGCTCGCCTTCGACGCCATCGAATTCTTTCGACGCGTTCCTCTCACCGCCTTCTTCCTTGACACCGTCTGGACCCCGCTCTTTGCGGACAAACGGTTCGGCATCTGGGCGCTGGTCTCCGCTACCGTGCTCACGTCGCTGATCGCCCTCGCTCTCTCCCTCCCCTTAGGGCTCATCATCGCGATCTTCCTCAGCGAGTTCGCTCCGCCCCAGGTGCGCGACGTGCTCAAGCCGACCCTTGAGGTGCTGGCCGGCATCCCGACGGTCGTCTACGGCTACTTCGCCTTGACCTTCATCACGCCTCTCATTCAGGACTGGTTTCTCAACGCCTTCGGGATTGAGGTCAGCACGTTCAACGCCCTCAGCGCCGGCTTCGTGATGGGCATCATGATCATCCCGCTGGTATCGTCACTTAGCGAGGATGCGCTCTCGGCGGTGCCCAACGCCTTGCGTGAAGGCGCTTACGGCCTCGGCGCGACCCGCTTCGAAGTCGCGTGGCGGGTGGTCGTGCCGGCCGCCCTCTCGGGGATTGTCGCGTCGTGCATCCTCGCGCTCTCGCGCGCGGTGGGTGAGACGATGATCGTGGCGATCGCAGCAGGGCAGAACCCGACCTTTACCTTCAACCCCTTCGTGCCTGTCGCCACCATGACTGCATATATTGTTCAAGTGAGCCTCGGCGACACCCCCTACGGATCGCTCGAGTACTTCACCCTGTTCGCGGTCGGCGCCACCCTGTTCGTCCTGACCTTCTTCATGAACATGGCGAGCTTCTGGTTCGTCCGACGCTTCCGTGAGGAGTACGACTAA
- the pseG gene encoding UDP-2,4-diacetamido-2,4,6-trideoxy-beta-L-altropyranose hydrolase, which produces MTPRRLLIRADASERIGTGHVMRGLALAQAWRESGGEAIFALAHGEAAIEARLRGEGFEVIRVAAVPGSPADVEETLAIAAHWVAVDGYHFSADYFAAIHAERRLLVVDDWGHAVHYDADLVLNGNAYATPALYPSTPARLLLGTRYVPLRREFLDAIAPRPTPPLARTILVTLGGADPDNRTLLVVEALRRLTLPFEARVVIGASNPHGAAIRAAAAGDGRISVLEHVRDMPALMRWADVAVAGAGTTTWELCALGVPSLLAVLADNQAPVAEAVAARGAAIALGRLDDQLPDRIAARLDLLMRSEVLRLLLSESGRALVDGRGAARVVRAMHAADLRLRPANSEDCDLVYQINAHPAVRRWSFTSGAIALEEHRRWFAAKLADPACLLFVAEENGEPVGVLRYDLAGDEATVSIAIDPQRQGRGYGTAVLQAGSALLGGRAVRVRALIKPDNVASIRVFTSAGYRPAGETMVNGERVLVMAQNLSQADAVCGAAS; this is translated from the coding sequence ATGACGCCCCGACGGCTGCTGATCCGGGCGGATGCGAGCGAGCGAATCGGCACCGGCCATGTGATGCGCGGGCTCGCGCTCGCCCAAGCGTGGCGGGAGAGCGGCGGCGAGGCGATCTTCGCCCTCGCGCATGGGGAAGCGGCGATCGAGGCGCGGCTGCGGGGTGAGGGATTCGAGGTAATCCGCGTAGCGGCAGTGCCCGGAAGTCCCGCTGACGTTGAAGAAACGCTCGCGATCGCGGCGCACTGGGTCGCCGTCGACGGCTATCACTTCTCGGCCGACTATTTCGCTGCCATTCACGCTGAGCGCCGGCTGCTGGTCGTCGACGACTGGGGCCACGCGGTCCACTACGACGCCGATCTCGTCCTCAACGGCAACGCCTACGCCACGCCGGCTCTTTACCCCTCGACCCCCGCGCGGCTGCTGCTTGGAACGCGCTACGTGCCGCTGCGCCGCGAGTTTCTCGACGCTATCGCCCCGCGTCCGACGCCGCCGCTGGCGCGGACAATCCTCGTCACCTTGGGCGGCGCCGACCCGGACAACCGGACGCTGCTCGTGGTCGAGGCGCTGCGGCGCCTGACGCTGCCGTTCGAGGCGCGGGTCGTTATTGGGGCGAGCAATCCGCACGGCGCGGCCATTCGCGCTGCAGCAGCAGGGGACGGGCGGATCTCCGTGCTCGAGCATGTGCGCGACATGCCGGCGCTGATGAGGTGGGCCGATGTCGCGGTTGCCGGCGCGGGAACAACGACGTGGGAACTGTGCGCCCTCGGCGTGCCGTCGCTGCTCGCCGTGCTCGCCGACAATCAAGCGCCTGTTGCCGAGGCGGTGGCGGCGCGAGGAGCCGCGATCGCGCTCGGCCGCCTCGATGACCAGCTCCCCGACCGCATCGCCGCCCGTCTCGACCTCCTGATGCGGTCGGAGGTGCTGCGCCTGCTGCTCTCTGAGAGCGGGCGGGCGCTAGTGGATGGCCGGGGCGCGGCGCGGGTTGTCCGCGCGATGCATGCGGCCGACCTGCGGCTCCGCCCGGCAAACTCGGAGGACTGCGACCTCGTCTATCAGATCAACGCCCACCCGGCAGTGCGGCGCTGGTCATTCACGAGTGGCGCGATTGCGCTTGAGGAGCATCGCCGATGGTTTGCTGCCAAGCTAGCCGATCCCGCGTGTCTGCTCTTTGTCGCCGAAGAGAACGGCGAGCCGGTGGGGGTGCTGCGCTACGACCTTGCTGGCGACGAAGCGACTGTCAGCATCGCGATCGATCCCCAGCGGCAGGGACGCGGCTACGGAACGGCGGTGCTTCAGGCGGGCAGCGCGCTGCTCGGCGGCCGCGCGGTGCGCGTGCGCGCGCTCATCAAGCCGGACAACGTCGCCTCGATCCGGGTCTTCACGAGCGCCGGCTACCGGCCGGCAGGGGAGACGATGGTCAACGGCGAACGGGTCCTCGTTATGGCGCAGAACCTCTCCCAAGCTGATGCGGTCTGTGGAGCAGCCTCATGA
- the phoU gene encoding phosphate signaling complex protein PhoU has protein sequence MAGIRTHFEQQLRELQDEMLVLGSMVDTAIAAAVDALKRRDLEASAQVIDEDSLIDRKRWEIEQHSILLIATQQPTASDLRLIYAIASIITDLERMADHAEGIAKISLMIGDKPLPKPLIDIPRMSDLARSMLRRSLDAFVNRDAETAKAIAQEDDLIDGLYDQVYRELLTIMIENPRVITVATYLLWAAHNLERIADRVTNICERVVYTVTGRMEEINVSKY, from the coding sequence ATGGCAGGAATCCGAACGCATTTCGAGCAGCAGCTCCGTGAGCTGCAGGATGAGATGCTCGTTCTGGGCAGCATGGTCGATACCGCAATCGCGGCGGCGGTCGATGCGCTGAAGCGACGCGACCTTGAGGCGAGCGCCCAGGTCATTGACGAAGACTCGCTGATCGACCGCAAGCGCTGGGAGATTGAGCAGCATTCGATCCTGCTGATTGCCACCCAGCAGCCGACCGCCTCTGACCTACGCTTGATCTATGCCATTGCCAGCATCATCACCGACCTCGAGCGGATGGCGGACCATGCCGAGGGGATTGCCAAGATCAGCCTCATGATCGGAGACAAGCCCCTTCCGAAGCCGCTCATCGACATCCCCCGCATGAGCGACTTGGCGCGGAGCATGCTCCGGCGTTCTCTCGACGCCTTTGTCAACCGCGACGCCGAGACGGCAAAGGCCATCGCCCAAGAAGATGACCTCATCGACGGCCTGTACGATCAGGTCTACCGCGAGCTGCTGACGATCATGATCGAGAACCCGCGCGTCATCACGGTCGCGACCTATCTGCTCTGGGCAGCGCACAACTTGGAGCGGATCGCCGACCGCGTGACCAATATCTGCGAACGCGTTGTCTACACCGTCACCGGGCGAATGGAAGAGATCAACGTCTCGAAATACTGA
- a CDS encoding esterase family protein: protein MQGELRIERVAHPSLAGNWLGDPVERPIPLYLPPGYTPAQRYPVIYWLPGYSGTALSRANVSGFEPNLFERFDRLIVSGAIPPALLVVADGFTRYGGSQYLNSPTNGRYQDAIALDLVSWVDRHFATIAAPEGRAVAGHSSGGYGALLMGMQRPETFGLVISHSGDAYFEYCYLPDIAKYQHLIARQGGPAQFVAWFWAQDSVRSDAIAGLSLIAMAAAYSPNPDAPAGVDLPWDEETGTLREAVWQRWLRHDPVRLVPQFSSALRSLRLLYLDCGSRDEYHLHYGTRLLARQLREAGIPHLHDEYDGGHSGVTYRVETSFRRAGEVWRALGMERRA, encoded by the coding sequence GTGCAGGGCGAGCTTCGGATCGAACGCGTGGCGCATCCCTCCCTCGCGGGGAATTGGCTCGGCGACCCGGTCGAGCGACCGATCCCGCTCTACCTGCCCCCCGGCTACACGCCGGCCCAGCGCTATCCCGTGATCTACTGGCTGCCCGGCTACTCCGGCACCGCGCTCTCGCGCGCAAACGTCAGCGGCTTCGAGCCGAACCTCTTCGAACGTTTCGACCGGCTGATCGTCAGCGGGGCGATCCCGCCTGCACTCCTCGTCGTCGCCGATGGCTTCACCCGTTACGGCGGCAGCCAGTATCTCAATTCGCCGACGAACGGCCGCTACCAAGACGCCATTGCGCTCGACCTCGTGAGCTGGGTTGACCGACACTTCGCGACGATCGCTGCGCCGGAGGGACGTGCGGTCGCCGGTCATTCGAGCGGCGGCTACGGCGCCCTTCTGATGGGCATGCAGCGGCCAGAGACGTTCGGGCTTGTCATCTCCCATAGCGGCGACGCCTATTTCGAATACTGCTATCTGCCAGACATCGCCAAGTATCAGCATCTCATCGCCCGCCAAGGCGGCCCTGCCCAATTCGTGGCGTGGTTCTGGGCGCAGGACTCCGTGCGGAGTGATGCCATTGCGGGGCTGAGCTTGATCGCGATGGCAGCCGCCTACTCGCCCAATCCCGACGCGCCCGCCGGCGTCGACCTGCCGTGGGATGAGGAGACCGGCACCCTCCGCGAAGCGGTCTGGCAGCGTTGGCTCCGCCATGACCCGGTGCGGCTTGTCCCCCAGTTCAGCAGCGCCCTCCGCTCGCTGCGCCTGCTCTACCTCGACTGCGGCAGCCGCGACGAATATCACCTCCACTACGGCACGCGCCTTCTGGCACGCCAGCTGCGGGAGGCCGGCATCCCCCATCTGCACGACGAGTACGACGGAGGACACTCCGGCGTGACCTATCGGGTTGAGACGTCCTTTCGCCGCGCCGGCGAGGTGTGGCGAGCGCTCGGCATGGAGCGGCGCGCATGA
- a CDS encoding GNAT family N-acetyltransferase produces the protein MTMLEIATFSPHFDPEEDDCAEDRYPDGGTQFLRGERIYLRPLEVTDATAEYVRWLNDPEVTRYLEAGKYPATRESVRDYIRSFQGSRTSLAFAIIDRATGRHIGNVTLNHIDPIHRTADTGIMIGCKEFWGRGIAYEAWSLLIRYAFDRLNLRKIVAGAVVENRASIRTLEKLGFRIEGTFREEKWVDGRYVDTVRLGLFREEFRPK, from the coding sequence ATGACGATGCTCGAAATTGCGACCTTCTCGCCCCATTTCGACCCCGAGGAAGACGACTGCGCCGAGGACCGGTATCCCGACGGCGGGACGCAGTTCCTGCGAGGCGAGCGGATCTACCTCCGGCCGCTCGAGGTGACGGATGCGACCGCAGAGTATGTCCGCTGGCTGAACGACCCCGAGGTGACGCGCTACCTCGAGGCCGGCAAATATCCGGCGACTCGCGAGAGCGTGCGCGACTACATCCGGTCATTTCAGGGGAGCCGGACGAGCCTCGCCTTTGCCATCATCGACCGCGCCACCGGCCGCCACATCGGCAACGTCACCCTTAACCATATCGACCCGATCCACCGAACGGCCGACACAGGGATCATGATCGGCTGTAAGGAGTTTTGGGGGCGCGGCATTGCCTATGAAGCCTGGTCACTCCTCATTCGCTACGCCTTCGATCGGCTGAACCTTCGCAAGATCGTGGCCGGCGCGGTGGTTGAGAACCGCGCCAGTATCCGCACCCTCGAGAAGCTCGGCTTCCGCATCGAGGGCACGTTCCGCGAAGAGAAGTGGGTTGACGGCCGCTATGTCGATACTGTCCGCCTCGGCCTCTTCCGCGAGGAGTTCCGCCCGAAGTAG
- the pstA gene encoding phosphate ABC transporter permease PstA, giving the protein MVVGQLPAETVKEFSVDLPRRKAIGWFFIGLGFLSISFGLFMLLLLLFDVFSRGLPYLTWDFLTSFDSRFPQRAGILAALAGTVYMMGFTIIAALPLGVAAAIYLEEYAGDSWFARLVEINISNLASVPSIIYGLLGLQLFVRAMGLNRSVLAGALTMALVILPIIIVASREALRAVPPSIRDASLALGATKWQTIRHHVLPYALSGIMTGNILAAARAIGESAPLIAIGALTFVPFTPNSPLDLFTVLPIQIFNWTSRPQEAFHDVAAAGIIVLLTVLLVLNSLAIFLRWRFRTQF; this is encoded by the coding sequence ATGGTAGTAGGACAGCTCCCGGCGGAAACGGTCAAAGAGTTCTCGGTCGATCTGCCGCGGCGAAAGGCGATCGGCTGGTTCTTCATCGGCCTCGGCTTCCTCAGCATCTCGTTCGGCCTCTTTATGCTCCTGCTCCTGCTCTTCGACGTCTTCTCGCGAGGGCTCCCCTATCTGACGTGGGACTTCCTCACGAGCTTCGACTCGCGCTTCCCCCAGCGAGCAGGGATCTTGGCGGCGCTTGCCGGCACCGTCTATATGATGGGCTTCACCATTATCGCTGCACTCCCGCTCGGCGTCGCGGCCGCGATCTATCTGGAGGAGTATGCGGGCGACAGCTGGTTCGCCCGCCTTGTCGAGATCAATATCTCCAACCTCGCGAGCGTTCCCTCCATCATTTACGGTCTTCTCGGCCTGCAGCTGTTCGTCCGGGCGATGGGGCTGAACCGCAGCGTTCTGGCCGGTGCTTTGACGATGGCGCTGGTTATCCTCCCTATCATCATCGTCGCCTCGCGTGAAGCGCTGCGCGCGGTCCCGCCCAGCATTCGCGACGCCTCGCTCGCGCTCGGCGCGACGAAGTGGCAGACGATCCGCCATCATGTGCTGCCCTACGCCCTGTCGGGGATCATGACCGGTAATATCCTCGCCGCCGCCCGCGCGATCGGCGAGTCAGCCCCGCTGATCGCGATTGGCGCCCTGACGTTCGTCCCGTTCACCCCGAACAGCCCGCTTGACCTCTTCACCGTCCTCCCGATCCAGATCTTCAACTGGACCTCACGACCGCAGGAAGCGTTCCATGACGTCGCCGCCGCCGGCATCATCGTGCTGCTCACGGTGCTGCTGGTGCTCAACTCGCTGGCGATCTTCCTGCGCTGGCGCTTCCGCACCCAGTTCTAG
- a CDS encoding DUF1501 domain-containing protein, translated as MAYTRRDFLKMGALFVSIGATAPAFITRTVEAASSSVPRILVVVQLSGGNDGLNTVVPYTDPKYRELRPTIALPQDEVLPLDDRLAFHGAMTRLYERYARGEVAVIEGVGYPNPNRSHFRSMEIWHTAIPEKIERSGWIGRYLDANCCGTAPVTGVEVSNAAINIGSTLPLSFWTTHVLVPAIGTVSAFQFQTDGEYPDDRQNQLSAIREIYARASSPREYDEFVRTVGRGALETSERIQQLARTYTPQAAYPNDQFAQNLKLIAQLMQADLGTRIYYVALGGFDTHSRQARTHAALLKTFSDGIDAFLTDLEAQGKADEVLILSFSEFGRRVRQNGSDGTDHGTAAPMFAIGHKVRGGIHGAAPDLANLVDGDLKYEIDFRSVYSTVLESWLQAKPEQVLGRRYDPVPFLAR; from the coding sequence ATGGCGTATACCCGCCGCGATTTCTTGAAGATGGGCGCGCTCTTCGTCTCGATCGGGGCGACGGCGCCGGCGTTCATCACGCGCACCGTTGAGGCCGCCAGCAGCTCCGTGCCGCGCATCCTCGTCGTCGTGCAGCTTTCTGGCGGCAATGACGGCCTGAACACGGTCGTTCCGTATACCGACCCGAAGTATCGGGAGCTGCGGCCCACAATCGCCCTGCCCCAAGACGAAGTCCTGCCGCTTGACGATCGGCTGGCGTTCCACGGCGCGATGACGCGGCTCTACGAACGCTACGCTCGCGGCGAGGTCGCCGTTATCGAAGGGGTCGGCTATCCGAACCCAAACCGCTCTCATTTCCGCTCGATGGAGATCTGGCACACGGCGATCCCGGAGAAGATTGAGCGGTCCGGCTGGATCGGCCGCTACCTCGACGCAAATTGCTGCGGGACGGCGCCGGTGACCGGGGTCGAGGTGTCGAACGCCGCGATCAATATCGGCAGCACGCTGCCGCTGTCGTTCTGGACAACCCATGTCCTGGTGCCGGCGATCGGCACGGTCAGCGCCTTCCAGTTCCAGACCGACGGCGAATATCCCGACGACCGGCAGAATCAGTTGAGCGCGATCCGCGAGATCTATGCGCGCGCGTCCAGCCCGCGCGAGTATGACGAGTTCGTCCGAACCGTCGGGCGAGGAGCGCTCGAAACCAGCGAACGGATCCAGCAGCTCGCCCGGACCTACACGCCGCAGGCCGCGTATCCGAACGATCAGTTTGCGCAGAACCTGAAGCTGATCGCGCAGCTGATGCAGGCTGACCTCGGCACGCGCATTTACTACGTCGCGCTGGGAGGGTTCGACACCCATTCGCGCCAAGCGCGCACGCATGCGGCGCTGCTGAAGACGTTCAGCGACGGCATCGACGCATTCCTGACCGACTTGGAAGCGCAAGGGAAGGCAGATGAGGTGCTGATCCTCTCCTTCTCAGAGTTCGGCCGGCGAGTGCGGCAGAACGGCAGCGACGGCACCGACCACGGCACCGCCGCCCCAATGTTCGCGATCGGCCACAAAGTGCGCGGCGGCATTCATGGCGCTGCGCCGGACCTCGCCAACCTCGTCGATGGCGACTTGAAGTACGAAATTGACTTCCGCTCGGTCTACTCGACGGTGCTCGAAAGCTGGCTTCAGGCGAAGCCGGAGCAGGTGCTCGGCCGCCGCTACGACCCGGTACCGTTTCTTGCGCGCTAG